A region of the Brienomyrus brachyistius isolate T26 chromosome 10, BBRACH_0.4, whole genome shotgun sequence genome:
GGCCGGCGGTGGCACATTGCTCTGCTCGATCTCCAATTCAGCGCCGCTCCGGGAGTTTTTATCTTTCATTAAATAGTTACAGATCGCGTCGATGTTCTCCTTTTTGATGCCAGGGGCACCTGCTTTCGTTTTCTTTGGGTCATTGTTGGTATATTTGGCACCCGGATGGAAATCGGATTTCCGAAAGGGAGGCGGATCCCTGCCGTCCCTCTCAGCCGCCTCCAGTCTCGCCTTCAGCGCTTCGATCTCGTCCGATTTCTCGCGGAGCTCCATTTTGAGCACTCGTATCCTGACGCTGACCATCTTCCTGATCTCGGACAGCGCCGTCTCCAGCACCACCGAGATGTTCCTGCCGAGATGCTCCGTGATCTCGCTGACCGAGTTCAGCAGCTCCTCATCGTTCTCCACGGCAGAGCCGTCGTCGTCGGCGGCCTGGGGACGGGGAGCCATCATGTTCATAAAGGCGTTTTGGGAATCGGGGGAAAGGGCAACTTCCGCGAAGCTGTAGCCCCTCTTTCGACTCATGGTCGTGAAAGCTCCTACTGTTTTGGAACTTGTGTTGATATAATGCAGGACTGTGCGGATACCACAGAGTCTTTGTACGGCTGGCCGTAAAAACAAAGTGATGCCTTTGTAATGTAGCGCCATCTCTCTCGCCCTCCACGAACATTCTTCACATCTCGGGgcagatttattttattttacaggaTTATTTAAAAAGTTGATTTACATAATTTAAGTTGGATTCATCATAAATACTTACATGAAGATATTCCCCAGCCTTTATATATAAGTGAGCTAAGTTTGGgcattaatgtaaatttatttaaaagataaagaaaagggaggtgatgctacaattatataattccttggtaagaccccacctagaatattgtgtgcaggtttggtcaccataccttaagaaggacattgagccttagaaaaggtgcaacgtagggctacgagaatgattcctggtattagaggaatgtcttgtgaggagaggttagctgagctgaatctgtttagcctcaagcaaaggagactaaggggggacatgatccaagtATATAAGAttgtaacaggtctggatgctgttcaggcaaATGGCTATttgatattagtttaaatactagaactcatggccataagtggaaattagcaggagaacattttaaattgaatttgaagaagcacttctttacccagcgtgtagttagagtatggaatagtcttcctgttagtgtagcataagctaaaaccctgggttcatttaaatcagagctagataagattttaacaactctgagctattagttaagttctccccaaagagcttgatgggccgactgacctctcgtttgtaaatttcttatgatcGTCTTAAAACTACAGATGGTCCATTCCATTTTAGTTTCCATAAAAGTTTTTGCATCACAATCTTTGATTTTGATTAAATTAGACATGTGAATCACTTTTCTTCCAAAGCTTCAAATTGTTTCttgattataaaaaaaaaccctgatATATTCTGCCCTTCCTGAACTCtgggtaacaaaaaaaaaagttactagTTCTCTCTAGTAACTTTTTTACTATTGACGATAAAAAGCTcagaaagaggattttttcattgTGTGGTCAAAGTGTTTAAGTTTCAAGGTAGACATTCATCTAATGAATGAATTTGACCTCTTTCTGATAAGAATAAAACAATCAAGGGCAAAGGGTCAAAAAGTCcattttaaataacaaaacacaaATGCTTGTCTACTACctgtatgtaaaatatcattgactTGGTTCCTTTCATGAGATAAGGACCCCAAAAATATCCAATTAAAAATGGCATGTGGGGAAGGGAGGCAAAATATTTTCACTTTATTGGGAATGAAGTGGCTCTTTACCTGCttccacacaaaaaaagtgtttttcaaAGGAGTGAAGGGGGCTCAACAAccacaacaaaaaacaaactgcaAACTCATTAATCTGCTTCTTTCATAATGATATTAAGACAGGCTAACACTGCAACTCCGTAATGAAAAGTACTGATGAAAACTGGGTGGATGTTACACAAACATGTTATTTTATCTGTGAAGAGAtgcagtttgcatattctctttATGCTTGCATATTGATGAAACAATTTGGTGACAttgaaatgcatttaatccataCATACCCATATATGCTAATAGTGACATGCATTTAAGTGGGCCCTGCAGTGGAGAAAGGAAGTGTGCAGGAAGTGAACCAGTTTATCTATACAAGCCTTGAATGACTGGGTCTGGTTGTATAAGCAGGTACTAAAATTACTTACAGTGAAAATGCTAATAGTAGGAAACCCTAGGAATTACTGCCAGTTTCAGACAGCATTTTGTTAACTGAAGTTAAGAATTTCAAAACTACATATAACTTACAGGAAAATGAGTGATttttgcaataataataataatataaatggcCGTCACAAAACACAATATATTAGGAATCACTGACAGTAAATGTGTGAAAGTTCCCACAGTTCTTTAAAAAATCATTAAGAGCCAACCACCAGTATCTTTATATCAAAGATCAAAAAACCAAACTGAAATAtgaattttatttctgtataatcatcCAACTGCTAACCAGGGTCCTAGCTTTGCTGGGAGAAAATaattaacatttgtttttctGTAGTTATAATTTGACGGGCTTCTGGGAACCAGGGGGTAACTCCTGTTATAACACTGACGAATAAATATATTGGCTTCATATAGAAAATCAGAAAGAAAAGTGCTGTAGAATTTTGGAATGTTCCAGATATCTGAAGATCCATCTAAAGTCATGtgtattttcattattttttgaTAATGAAAAAACGTAAAACAAGAATATTCTAAATGTGTAAAACCAACTGAAAAACAAATAGCACATTTATATACTGAAAAATGTACCTCGCGAGAGAGTGCACAGCTTAAGCGGGAACTGAATTATATGATTCACAAAAATATTGTCTCTCGTCTTTTTCACCAAATGTCACTTTCTTTGCTAATAAGCAAGCAGCACATTTGTTCCTAAATGCAGCAAACTGTCCATTTTGAATCTCACATAAGTGAAAAGGCTTCTTCACGTCAGTAAATTAAATCAATGTGATGTAATCACAGTCCACATAATTGATTCATTGTTCTGTATCAATCCCCGATTAACAATCTACAATGCTACGAACACAAGACTGGATTAAATATTTCTGGGGAAGTCTGACACCACAACCATATGTGAGGTGCTTTGTGATTCGCAAGATAATGCACAGAGTCTGCTGATTTTATGTGGAGCTTTTTGTCTCAGTCCAGACTGCAGTAGAACTCTGCATCTCGCCGATGCTGCTGCAGAGGCATATTCCTTCTGGTGTCTCTGAGCTTCTGCAGGTCGATCTCCACCAGAGCCAAACCTGGTTCTGTTGCTCCACAGTCACCCAGCACCTCTCCCCAGGGGTCCACTGCCAAGGCATGACCGTATGAGCTGCGTTTAGCATGATGACACCCAACCTGGGCAGCGGCCATGACAAAACACTGAGTCTCAATGGCCCGAGCACGAAGCAGCACCTACCAATAGGAACACACGATACAGGTTTGTCCACAAAAACACCACGCTCCTGTACAAAACACACACCTGGTCAAATAAATATCCAAGATATAAGGAAATCCTTCCAACGCTGGACCAATTAATTCAAAGCCGGCACCCAAAATGGTAATTATGTCTCTATCTCACCTCCCAATGGGCAGCACCTGTTGCCACAGTAAAGGCTGATGGATAGGTCAAAATCTCTGCTCCGTGCCGCAGGAGAGCCAGAGAGAGTTCTGGAAATCGAAGGTCATAGCATACACCCAGGCCAACCTGCGACCCAAAAGAACAGTCTGCTCATACAGCTGGATCCTAACTGTATAAAATCATAATGTGCACATGGAGTTCGCAAGTTCTCCTAGTTTCCTCCTGTGGCCCCAAGACAGGGAGTTAACTGGAATCTCCCTGCAACAGACTGAAAACCCAACTAAGGCGAACCTCCGATTTGTGCCTAGGACCTGTACCAGGGGCCCCACACTACGCTAACCAGAATTAATGTTTGACaacgaatggatggatgtttgaaaACCAACCTTTCCAACTGGGCTTTGAACTGGGGGCATCAGACTGTGTCCAGGTATAGTAAAGGAACTCTCCTTCAGAGAAACACCTCTTCCTGTCAGCTCCACATCGAACAGGTGGCCCTTTCTGTACACCGACACAATGCTGCCTATGGGAACAAGATAAGGAGACAAAAGTGTGACTCCAAAACACACTGGGTTTTTCCTTACAGCAGTTCAGTCATTTAAAATGCAGTCACAGGTCATGCCTCTCTGCCTGCATGCATCTACTGCATCTCAGTTCCTTCCCTCATGCATTATTACAGAGAATTAGCTTATCATGTatttgcaggaatgcagggtgtTTACTATGCAGAGAGCAAGCTGATGATATAGCTCAGACTGGACATGCAAACTGAGTTATTCAGTATGTAATTAGCCAAAGACATTAGCATGTAACAGGTAATTAATTAACATTCAGTTAATTAAATTCATATGCGATATGTGCAGGGGAACTGATTACCCGTGTCGTTAATGATGATGTGACTATTGTAGATCCGCCTGTCTGTCTCCCAGTCTTCCCCTCTTTCATGAAAGCCCCCCAGAGAAAGCCAAATACCCAGTTTTCtatgaaaaaaataaca
Encoded here:
- the nit1 gene encoding deaminated glutathione amidase isoform X4, producing the protein MLLFRTILQPRALYLRYQSSWGFCLIRKCRMSSVPLAAICQVTCTPDKEANFAACMRLVEQAKEGGASMVFLPEGFDYIGSNQEETLKLSESLQGNTISRYTQLARKLGIWLSLGGFHERGEDWETDRRIYNSHIIINDTGSIVSVYRKGHLFDVELTGRGVSLKESSFTIPGHSLMPPVQSPVGKVGLGVCYDLRFPELSLALLRHGAEILTYPSAFTVATGAAHWEWTPGERCWVTVEQQNQVWLWWRSTCRSSETPEGICLCSSIGEMQSSTAVWTETKSST
- the nit1 gene encoding deaminated glutathione amidase isoform X1 — translated: MLLFRTILQPRALYLRYQSSWGFCLIRKCRMSSVPLAAICQVTCTPDKEANFAACMRLVEQAKEGGASMVFLPEGFDYIGSNQEETLKLSESLQGNTISRYTQLARKLGIWLSLGGFHERGEDWETDRRIYNSHIIINDTGSIVSVYRKGHLFDVELTGRGVSLKESSFTIPGHSLMPPVQSPVGKVGLGVCYDLRFPELSLALLRHGAEILTYPSAFTVATGAAHWEVLLRARAIETQCFVMAAAQVGCHHAKRSSYGHALAVDPWGEVLGDCGATEPGLALVEIDLQKLRDTRRNMPLQQHRRDAEFYCSLD
- the nit1 gene encoding deaminated glutathione amidase isoform X3; translation: MLLFRTILQPRALYLRYQSSWGFCLIRKCRMSSVPLAAICQVTCTPDKEANFAACMRLVEQAKEGGASMVFLPEGFDYIGSNQEETLKLSESLQGNTISRYTQLARKLGIWLSLGGFHERGEDWETDRRIYNSHIIINDTGSIVSVYRKGHLFDVELTGRGVSLKESSFTIPGHSLMPPVQSPVGKVGLGVCYDLRFPELSLALLRHGAEILTYPSAFTVATGAAHWEERGVFVDKPVSCVPIVDPWGEVLGDCGATEPGLALVEIDLQKLRDTRRNMPLQQHRRDAEFYCSLD
- the nit1 gene encoding deaminated glutathione amidase isoform X5 is translated as MSSVPLAAICQVTCTPDKEANFAACMRLVEQAKEGGASMVFLPEGFDYIGSNQEETLKLSESLQGNTISRYTQLARKLGIWLSLGGFHERGEDWETDRRIYNSHIIINDTGSIVSVYRKGHLFDVELTGRGVSLKESSFTIPGHSLMPPVQSPVGKVGLGVCYDLRFPELSLALLRHGAEILTYPSAFTVATGAAHWEVLLRARAIETQCFVMAAAQVGCHHAKRSSYGHALAVDPWGEVLGDCGATEPGLALVEIDLQKLRDTRRNMPLQQHRRDAEFYCSLD
- the nit1 gene encoding deaminated glutathione amidase isoform X2 produces the protein MIGKFILEQSCWCSAKMSSVPLAAICQVTCTPDKEANFAACMRLVEQAKEGGASMVFLPEGFDYIGSNQEETLKLSESLQGNTISRYTQLARKLGIWLSLGGFHERGEDWETDRRIYNSHIIINDTGSIVSVYRKGHLFDVELTGRGVSLKESSFTIPGHSLMPPVQSPVGKVGLGVCYDLRFPELSLALLRHGAEILTYPSAFTVATGAAHWEVLLRARAIETQCFVMAAAQVGCHHAKRSSYGHALAVDPWGEVLGDCGATEPGLALVEIDLQKLRDTRRNMPLQQHRRDAEFYCSLD